One genomic region from Flagellimonas oceani encodes:
- a CDS encoding NADPH-dependent F420 reductase yields MKIGIIGAGQIGKALAKKLIKAGYPVTLSNSRGIESLQPLVEELGTLATAGTNEDACNADVIILAVMWWHIPDVLNKLKKQLKGKIVVDVSNNFTKDGDSPKLEKPTGVIVAETTSVLQVFKYQCFNTQILRSFPLRTRKTKNNF; encoded by the coding sequence ATGAAAATAGGAATTATTGGTGCAGGGCAGATAGGCAAGGCACTTGCAAAGAAATTGATAAAAGCAGGCTATCCCGTTACACTTTCGAATTCAAGGGGTATTGAATCATTACAGCCCCTTGTGGAAGAACTCGGAACATTAGCCACGGCTGGTACAAACGAAGATGCCTGCAATGCAGATGTAATAATTTTAGCTGTGATGTGGTGGCATATACCCGATGTCCTAAATAAGCTTAAGAAACAGCTTAAAGGAAAAATAGTCGTTGATGTAAGCAACAATTTTACAAAGGACGGCGATTCTCCCAAATTGGAAAAGCCAACGGGTGTTATCGTTGCAGAAACCACATCCGTTTTACAAGTATTTAAATATCAATGTTTTAACACCCAAATCTTAAGGTCATTCCCGTTAAGAACACGGAAAACAAAAAACAACTTTTAA
- a CDS encoding tetratricopeptide repeat-containing sensor histidine kinase encodes MNKALFITMVVFMLVSLLPLRAQQVLDPEIKIKELRRQLATDKTKEDTTLFNLHLDLGKWYLERNTAQKASVDSAAFFFGKAMDFAETLHDRQAELKALAGYCEVFFRKKQLVRCDECFKKVIDGHEANGDVEMQAQTWYRRGIMMWRYNVSNAAKYTEMLKYYENAFSLYSQLGESGKLGTLEVREAIADMHMCQGELNIADKELREILQEYQEMNHPRLHPVYYLLGVTNRLRGDLDQGLFYALKCVDNAEEINEPYQLAKYLGVVGDIYRELDNPMESIKWYNRALYEWEFNKSLGYDDNMPYRFLHYLIKSMIILGQGDNALLKLQEFENKFPPKDLEPMALIAGAKGMVYSSLKRYELAEDNYKKSQYFFRQMEGPWPIYLSELNQEMGNTYLAKNQYPEAKIHLLRALAFFSGHTAMSRRRELYHSLFRVDSAQGNYTAAIESYQKYKLTNDSIFNEKKSRQIEELEIQYETSRKENEISKLQNESAVQTSRLRQTTLTKNFTLGILVLFLIIIGLLLHSYFLNKRTNRLLAIQKGEIEDKNVQLQVLVEDKEWLLKEVHHRVKNNLQIVMSLLNTQSYFLKNEDAQKAIQNSQNRLFAISLIHQKLYKTDNLDSIDIASYMEDLVHHLKESFEHPDQILFDLNVEPIMLDTSRSVPIGLILNETITNSIKHGFPNNKKGTIKIQMRRKGKFGCFLTICDDGVGFAEIPNVKNVSSLGFSLIKGLCKQLNATLSIKSEKGVKISIFFVTEGTIAMDK; translated from the coding sequence ATGAACAAGGCACTTTTTATAACTATGGTAGTTTTTATGCTTGTGTCTTTGCTTCCACTTAGGGCCCAACAGGTCCTTGATCCAGAAATAAAGATCAAAGAACTTAGACGTCAGCTTGCAACCGACAAAACAAAGGAGGACACTACACTTTTCAATCTTCATTTGGATTTAGGGAAATGGTATCTGGAAAGAAATACCGCGCAGAAAGCTTCCGTGGACAGTGCGGCATTTTTTTTTGGAAAAGCCATGGATTTTGCAGAAACTCTTCATGATAGGCAAGCTGAGCTAAAGGCTTTGGCCGGTTATTGTGAAGTGTTTTTCAGAAAAAAGCAACTCGTGAGATGCGATGAATGTTTCAAGAAAGTAATCGATGGGCACGAGGCCAACGGTGATGTGGAGATGCAGGCTCAAACTTGGTACAGACGGGGTATTATGATGTGGCGTTACAATGTAAGCAATGCGGCCAAGTACACGGAAATGCTCAAATATTATGAAAATGCCTTTTCACTCTATTCCCAACTTGGGGAATCAGGAAAGCTTGGTACACTTGAAGTACGGGAAGCCATTGCGGATATGCATATGTGCCAAGGGGAATTGAACATTGCGGACAAGGAACTTCGTGAAATACTCCAGGAATATCAAGAAATGAACCATCCCAGGTTACACCCTGTTTACTATTTGCTTGGCGTTACCAATCGGTTAAGGGGAGATTTGGACCAAGGCCTTTTTTATGCGCTTAAATGTGTGGACAATGCAGAGGAAATCAATGAACCCTATCAACTCGCCAAATATTTGGGCGTTGTCGGTGATATTTATAGAGAGTTGGATAATCCCATGGAGAGCATCAAATGGTACAACAGGGCTCTTTATGAGTGGGAGTTTAACAAGTCCCTTGGATACGACGATAATATGCCTTACAGGTTCCTTCACTATTTAATTAAAAGTATGATCATTCTTGGTCAGGGGGATAACGCCCTGTTGAAATTACAGGAATTTGAAAATAAGTTTCCACCCAAGGATTTGGAACCAATGGCCTTGATAGCCGGTGCGAAGGGTATGGTCTATAGTTCACTTAAAAGGTACGAACTTGCCGAGGACAACTATAAGAAGAGCCAATATTTTTTTCGGCAAATGGAAGGACCATGGCCCATTTATCTTTCTGAGTTGAACCAAGAGATGGGAAATACATATCTCGCCAAAAATCAATATCCCGAAGCCAAAATACATCTGCTAAGGGCACTGGCCTTCTTCAGTGGACATACCGCCATGTCTCGAAGAAGAGAACTCTACCATTCACTTTTTCGGGTGGACTCCGCACAGGGTAATTACACCGCGGCCATTGAATCCTATCAAAAATATAAGCTTACCAACGATTCCATTTTTAATGAAAAAAAAAGCAGACAGATAGAAGAGCTGGAAATACAGTATGAAACCTCTAGGAAAGAAAATGAAATATCCAAGCTGCAAAACGAAAGTGCTGTCCAGACCAGTAGATTGCGGCAGACCACGCTGACCAAAAACTTTACCCTTGGGATTTTGGTCTTGTTCTTGATAATTATAGGACTGTTGCTTCACAGTTATTTTTTAAACAAGAGGACCAACCGGCTTTTGGCCATTCAAAAAGGAGAGATAGAAGATAAAAATGTACAGTTGCAAGTTTTGGTGGAGGATAAGGAATGGTTGCTCAAAGAGGTCCATCATCGGGTAAAAAACAATTTGCAAATCGTGATGAGCCTTCTAAATACCCAATCCTATTTCTTGAAGAACGAGGATGCCCAAAAAGCGATACAAAACAGTCAGAACAGATTGTTCGCCATTTCGTTGATACATCAAAAATTGTATAAGACCGATAATCTGGATAGCATTGATATTGCTTCCTATATGGAGGATCTTGTGCACCATCTCAAAGAAAGTTTTGAACATCCCGATCAGATCCTTTTTGATTTGAATGTGGAACCCATTATGTTGGATACATCACGTTCGGTTCCGATAGGCCTGATTTTGAACGAGACGATAACCAATTCAATAAAGCATGGATTTCCCAACAACAAAAAAGGAACCATCAAGATTCAGATGAGGCGAAAGGGAAAATTTGGTTGTTTTCTGACCATATGTGATGACGGTGTAGGATTCGCTGAAATTCCAAATGTCAAAAATGTTTCCTCCCTTGGGTTCTCTCTAATTAAGGGATTGTGCAAACAACTCAATGCCACATTGTCCATCAAAAGTGAAAAGGGGGTTAAAATTTCCATATTCTTTGTGACCGAAGGAACCATTGCCATGGATAAATAA
- a CDS encoding alpha/beta hydrolase, which yields MKKSIQSKLAVTCFTVITGTASAQAVLNPDVDPAIEKETKAFLHALNSSGGDPMETMDPEDARKVLEGAQSSVEVDLSGISVEEKTIVQDGISVKIYIVRPEGKTGKLPVFMFFHGGGWVLGDFATHKRFVRDLVVYSEVASVFVEYSRSPEVKYPTAINEAYAATKWISEHGNEVNLDGKNLAIAGNSAGGNLTAVVAQMAKDKNGPKIKFQVLFWPVTNFNVETASYNQYAESRFLTKNMMIWFWDHYLQTKAEGKEKYASPLQATLEDMKGLPPTLVQTAENDVLRDEGEAYARKLNEAGVPVSLVRMQGMIHDYGLLNPLAHLPEVQSALRYAASEIAFALNEK from the coding sequence ATGAAAAAATCAATTCAATCAAAACTGGCAGTTACCTGTTTTACGGTGATCACAGGAACGGCATCTGCACAGGCAGTACTAAATCCCGATGTGGACCCTGCCATTGAAAAGGAAACCAAAGCATTTCTCCACGCCCTCAACAGTAGTGGTGGCGATCCCATGGAGACCATGGACCCGGAAGATGCCAGAAAAGTTTTGGAAGGGGCCCAATCTTCTGTGGAAGTTGACCTTTCAGGAATCAGCGTTGAAGAAAAAACCATTGTTCAAGATGGGATTTCCGTAAAGATCTACATCGTACGGCCCGAGGGCAAAACAGGGAAGTTGCCTGTCTTTATGTTTTTTCATGGGGGAGGATGGGTCTTGGGCGATTTCGCAACTCACAAGCGCTTTGTACGGGATTTGGTGGTTTATTCTGAAGTGGCCTCGGTCTTTGTGGAATATTCAAGATCTCCCGAAGTAAAGTATCCCACCGCAATCAATGAAGCGTATGCAGCAACAAAGTGGATTTCAGAGCATGGAAACGAGGTCAATCTGGATGGAAAAAATCTTGCCATTGCCGGTAACAGTGCTGGAGGAAACCTAACAGCAGTGGTGGCCCAGATGGCCAAGGACAAAAATGGGCCAAAGATTAAGTTCCAAGTCCTGTTCTGGCCCGTAACGAACTTCAATGTGGAGACGGCCTCCTATAACCAATATGCCGAATCCCGATTCTTGACCAAGAACATGATGATTTGGTTCTGGGACCATTATTTGCAAACCAAAGCGGAAGGAAAGGAGAAATACGCCAGTCCACTCCAGGCTACATTAGAAGACATGAAGGGGTTGCCACCTACCTTGGTACAGACCGCAGAGAACGATGTCCTAAGGGATGAGGGCGAAGCGTATGCTAGAAAACTAAATGAGGCAGGGGTACCCGTTTCGTTGGTTAGGATGCAGGGAATGATTCACGATTATGGGCTGCTCAACCCCTTGGCGCACTTGCCCGAAGTGCAATCTGCTCTTCGTTATGCGGCCAGTGAGATAGCCTTTGCACTAAATGAAAAATAA
- a CDS encoding alpha/beta hydrolase — protein sequence MDFTPLKYIYRPDGIPDANTLLLLHGTGGNEEDLIPLTSEYGDGFNILSVRGNVLEHGMPRFFRRLGMSIFDEEDLTFRTHELANFLIEVAKKEGFDSSKLIAYGYSNGANIAGALLLLYPVFLKGAILLRPMKPFQVLPQISLKHQSYVFLSSGRTDGTVNIVHVKEFAEYLQEGGYTVESYLVDAGHNLSKEDIALSVAWYTQHFTE from the coding sequence ATGGACTTCACACCTTTGAAATACATCTACAGACCAGATGGAATTCCAGATGCGAATACACTCCTACTGCTGCATGGTACTGGAGGCAATGAGGAAGATTTGATTCCTTTGACCTCTGAATACGGGGACGGATTTAATATTTTAAGTGTTCGGGGAAATGTACTTGAACATGGAATGCCCCGTTTTTTCAGGCGATTGGGCATGAGCATTTTTGATGAGGAGGACCTAACCTTTAGAACCCATGAACTGGCCAACTTTCTGATTGAAGTAGCGAAGAAGGAAGGCTTTGATAGTTCCAAACTTATTGCTTACGGTTATTCCAATGGAGCCAATATTGCCGGGGCCCTGTTACTATTGTATCCCGTGTTTCTGAAAGGGGCCATCTTGCTCAGGCCCATGAAACCCTTCCAAGTGCTACCGCAGATTTCCCTTAAACATCAATCCTACGTTTTCCTTAGTTCAGGTCGTACGGATGGGACGGTAAATATCGTTCACGTCAAGGAATTTGCAGAATACCTACAAGAAGGAGGATATACGGTGGAGTCCTATTTGGTTGATGCAGGGCACAACCTTTCCAAGGAAGATATTGCACTTTCGGTAGCTTGGTACACGCAGCATTTTACCGAATGA
- a CDS encoding alpha/beta fold hydrolase, which translates to MKTKYIELSDAKIAYREIGKGRPLIMCNRFRGTLDTWDPLFLSSMAEHFKVIIFDYPEIGYSTGKFPKDITGLAKILHDIIQELGLNEVVLAGWSFGGFVVQAAALEYEGLASHLILIGSNPPGKNPHTFESIFLEKALLPNYTLEDEIILFFEPESKFSVESGKVSHDRIYESIDVGKIPTAKEVFNMYFVAGDAYKEDKEKLRKRLTETGMPVLVLHGDHDVSFPIENWFLLLRQMRNAQLVIFTKTGHGPQHQYPELSSEYIADFVGNSFNID; encoded by the coding sequence ATGAAAACAAAATATATAGAACTCTCTGATGCCAAGATAGCCTATCGAGAAATAGGCAAAGGGCGACCCCTGATCATGTGTAACCGTTTTAGGGGCACTTTGGACACTTGGGACCCGTTATTTCTGTCCTCGATGGCAGAACACTTCAAGGTGATCATTTTTGATTATCCCGAAATAGGATATTCTACAGGGAAATTCCCGAAGGATATTACTGGACTTGCCAAAATTCTCCATGATATAATTCAAGAATTGGGGTTGAATGAAGTAGTCTTGGCAGGTTGGTCCTTTGGCGGGTTTGTGGTACAGGCGGCTGCATTGGAATATGAGGGGCTTGCTTCACACCTTATCCTCATCGGGAGCAACCCCCCCGGTAAAAACCCCCATACCTTTGAGTCCATCTTTCTGGAAAAGGCCTTGTTGCCAAACTACACGCTGGAGGATGAAATCATTCTCTTTTTTGAACCCGAATCCAAATTCAGTGTGGAATCGGGCAAAGTCTCCCATGATAGAATCTATGAAAGCATCGATGTGGGCAAAATACCTACCGCTAAGGAAGTGTTCAATATGTATTTTGTCGCCGGGGATGCCTATAAAGAGGATAAAGAGAAACTAAGAAAACGATTGACGGAAACCGGAATGCCTGTGCTGGTACTTCATGGGGACCATGATGTAAGCTTTCCCATTGAGAATTGGTTCCTGCTGCTCCGCCAGATGAGGAACGCACAGTTGGTCATCTTCACAAAAACAGGTCATGGGCCCCAACACCAGTATCCCGAATTGAGCTCGGAATACATCGCTGACTTTGTTGGGAATTCATTCAATATTGATTAG
- a CDS encoding alpha/beta hydrolase has product MKKQPSKTIVFITGAFVTHLGWNNWKKFFEDAGYTCYNPPWLHKDDTPERLREKHPDYKKLTELRLSELLDYYEDFITSLPEKPILIGHSTGGLMVQVLLQRGVAASGIAIHSVPAQGVLSLKFSFLKSHWAPLGLFKSANKTYLMTLEQWQYAFTNGMSLAEQERSYDENVIPESRRLLRDCLSSVAKVDFSKPHPPLLFISGSTDHIIPASLNYSNFKKYKQNGSITHYKEFEGKNHFVLGLPTWKDEARYSLEWIESN; this is encoded by the coding sequence ATGAAAAAACAGCCTTCAAAAACCATAGTATTTATTACTGGGGCCTTTGTGACCCATTTGGGATGGAACAATTGGAAAAAGTTCTTCGAAGATGCAGGGTACACCTGCTACAACCCTCCTTGGTTACATAAGGACGACACGCCTGAGAGGCTCAGGGAAAAACATCCAGACTATAAAAAGTTGACCGAGCTTCGGTTATCGGAATTGTTGGATTATTATGAGGATTTCATCACTTCGCTCCCTGAAAAACCAATATTGATTGGTCATTCTACAGGAGGGTTGATGGTTCAGGTATTATTGCAAAGAGGTGTTGCGGCTTCAGGAATTGCCATCCATAGTGTTCCGGCCCAAGGCGTTCTTTCGTTGAAATTCTCCTTTTTGAAATCACATTGGGCACCATTGGGATTGTTTAAATCGGCAAACAAGACCTATTTGATGACCTTGGAACAGTGGCAATACGCCTTTACCAATGGAATGTCCCTTGCAGAACAGGAGAGATCCTATGACGAAAACGTGATACCTGAATCAAGAAGGCTGTTGAGGGATTGTCTATCAAGTGTTGCAAAGGTGGATTTCAGCAAACCACACCCGCCTCTTTTGTTCATTTCGGGGAGTACTGATCATATCATTCCGGCCTCCTTGAATTATTCCAATTTTAAAAAGTACAAGCAAAATGGAAGCATTACGCATTATAAGGAATTTGAGGGCAAAAACCATTTTGTGCTGGGGCTTCCCACTTGGAAGGATGAAGCTCGTTACAGCTTGGAATGGATTGAGAGCAATTAA
- a CDS encoding amidohydrolase produces the protein MKKSKILVLLLFTFLIISCKKKKDVQKETADLIVFNAKVATEVEGTFAEAFAVKDGNFLKIGTSKAILELIGDDSRVIDATGKTVIPGLNDSHTHLIREGLNYNSELRWDGVRSIKEALNMLKEQADRTPDGQWIRVVGGWGEHQFEEKRLPTLQEINEAVPDHPVYVLYLYSYGYLNQKGIETLGYDSETHFPGGEVQLENGKPTGFLVAKPSALLLYKTLTQLPKLTPEEQVNSTLHFYRELNRLGVTSAIDAGGGGQYYTNDYKIAKQLASEGKLTVRTSYYLFAVDKGTELSFFKKWADTLRSGSNDDMFKPNGYTFMGAGENLTWEAADFENFLEPRPELKEIMETELDSIVTLLAKNKWPFRIHATYNESITRFLDVFEKVDQKYPFLNRVRWIIDHAETIDDTNIQRIKKMGGGIALQNRMFFQGEYFVDRYGAEQAKQTPSISKIIHAGIPLGLGTDGTRVSSYNPMLALYWAITGKTWGGLQLYDEDNRLSRHKALELMTHGSAWFSNEESAKGYIKEGMYADFAILSDDYFTIPEEDIKELTSDLTVVNGTVVFAKNEFKALDPPMPEVIPNWSPVKYFGGYQH, from the coding sequence ATGAAAAAGTCCAAAATCCTAGTTCTTCTGTTGTTTACGTTTTTGATCATATCCTGCAAGAAAAAAAAGGATGTGCAAAAAGAGACCGCCGACCTTATCGTGTTCAATGCCAAGGTCGCCACGGAGGTCGAGGGTACTTTTGCTGAGGCTTTTGCGGTGAAGGACGGGAACTTTCTAAAAATAGGAACTTCCAAAGCTATTTTGGAACTGATAGGGGATGACAGCCGGGTCATTGATGCTACAGGAAAAACGGTCATCCCCGGGCTCAATGATTCCCACACCCATCTGATACGGGAAGGACTCAACTACAATTCCGAATTGCGATGGGATGGTGTCCGGTCCATCAAGGAAGCATTGAACATGCTCAAAGAACAAGCCGATAGAACACCCGATGGACAATGGATACGAGTGGTTGGCGGATGGGGGGAACATCAGTTTGAGGAAAAAAGATTGCCGACATTACAGGAAATCAATGAAGCTGTTCCCGATCATCCTGTGTATGTTCTCTACTTATATTCTTACGGTTATTTGAACCAAAAAGGCATCGAAACATTGGGGTATGACAGTGAAACTCATTTTCCCGGAGGGGAAGTCCAACTTGAAAATGGGAAACCCACTGGGTTTTTAGTGGCAAAGCCAAGTGCATTGTTGTTGTACAAAACGTTGACGCAGTTGCCCAAATTGACCCCCGAGGAGCAAGTCAATTCAACCTTGCATTTTTATCGTGAACTGAACCGACTTGGCGTTACAAGCGCCATTGATGCCGGGGGCGGTGGACAATATTATACCAATGACTATAAAATAGCCAAACAGTTGGCCTCGGAAGGGAAACTTACGGTCCGAACTTCATATTATCTATTTGCTGTGGATAAGGGAACAGAACTATCCTTTTTCAAAAAATGGGCGGACACGTTACGTTCCGGCTCCAATGATGATATGTTCAAACCCAATGGCTACACCTTTATGGGAGCAGGGGAGAACTTGACTTGGGAGGCCGCGGACTTCGAGAATTTTTTGGAACCACGGCCAGAATTAAAGGAAATCATGGAAACGGAACTGGATTCCATCGTGACCCTTTTGGCCAAAAACAAATGGCCCTTCCGAATTCATGCCACCTATAATGAATCCATTACACGGTTTTTGGATGTTTTTGAAAAAGTGGATCAAAAATACCCATTCCTAAACCGAGTAAGGTGGATCATTGATCATGCAGAAACCATCGATGACACCAATATCCAAAGGATAAAGAAAATGGGCGGCGGCATTGCCCTTCAGAACAGGATGTTTTTTCAAGGGGAATACTTTGTGGACCGATATGGGGCAGAACAAGCAAAACAAACGCCATCCATTTCCAAGATCATTCATGCCGGAATTCCGTTGGGGCTCGGGACGGATGGCACCAGGGTATCGAGCTACAATCCCATGCTAGCACTCTACTGGGCCATAACGGGCAAAACATGGGGTGGTCTGCAGCTTTATGACGAGGACAACAGGCTTTCCAGACATAAGGCTTTGGAACTCATGACCCATGGTAGTGCCTGGTTTTCAAATGAGGAAAGCGCGAAAGGATATATCAAAGAAGGTATGTATGCCGACTTTGCCATCCTATCCGATGATTACTTTACCATTCCCGAGGAAGATATCAAAGAGCTTACTTCCGATCTCACGGTGGTTAATGGAACCGTGGTCTTTGCAAAAAACGAATTCAAAGCATTGGACCCTCCTATGCCCGAAGTCATTCCAAATTGGTCCCCAGTGAAATACTTTGGGGGATATCAACATTAA
- a CDS encoding winged helix-turn-helix transcriptional regulator, translating to MKTTEMRSDCPISSSLDIFGDKWSLLIVRDLMLHKSRTYGDFTKSAEKIATNILANRLQLLEDNGIIIKLPYPGNKVKGLYRLSPKGVDLIPVLIEIALWGGKNIPDTDNSSPFLQEVKRNKTKFLKKIMDNLLEEETNIG from the coding sequence ATGAAAACAACTGAAATGCGTTCCGATTGCCCTATAAGTTCGTCATTGGATATTTTCGGAGACAAATGGTCGTTACTGATCGTTAGGGATTTAATGTTACATAAATCCCGTACTTACGGGGATTTCACAAAATCTGCGGAAAAAATAGCAACGAATATATTGGCGAACAGGTTACAACTATTGGAGGATAACGGAATAATCATCAAATTACCTTACCCGGGTAATAAGGTAAAAGGACTGTATAGATTGAGCCCAAAAGGTGTTGATTTAATACCCGTTTTAATTGAAATTGCGTTATGGGGAGGGAAGAATATCCCTGACACCGATAATAGTTCGCCGTTCCTCCAGGAAGTAAAAAGGAACAAAACAAAGTTCCTCAAAAAGATTATGGATAATCTATTGGAGGAGGAGACTAATATCGGTTAG
- a CDS encoding phosphoribosylpyrophosphate synthetase has product MITYDTLSEAIKGKQDKGYWFNFNLKKDHISCPELKKHFMAEEFHVDCFYRFEGDTNPDDTSILYAISTTCGVKGLLVDAYGVYSEGLSTGIMDKLKMK; this is encoded by the coding sequence ATGATCACTTATGATACATTGTCCGAAGCGATAAAGGGCAAGCAGGATAAAGGATACTGGTTCAATTTTAATCTCAAAAAAGACCACATTTCCTGCCCAGAATTAAAAAAGCATTTTATGGCCGAGGAGTTCCATGTGGACTGTTTTTATCGGTTTGAAGGCGATACCAACCCAGATGATACGTCAATTCTCTATGCCATTAGTACCACATGTGGGGTCAAAGGTTTGCTGGTGGACGCCTATGGCGTATATAGCGAGGGACTATCCACAGGCATCATGGACAAGCTCAAAATGAAGTAG
- a CDS encoding ring-cleaving dioxygenase has translation MKKEILGLHHITAIAGDAQNNYKFYTEVLGLRFIKKTVNFDDPGTYHFYFGDKVGNAGTILTFFPWGNNIPTGRRGSGMATEIGYSVPVGSLEFWMDRFEKHNVIYNKPAQKFNQQYLSFLDPDGLKFELFETENDQRTPWTTEGISAEHATRGFHNITLTLNDIQGTAEVLTSIFGYELHSQESNRYRYVTRTVPNAALVELVEIPTEKRGHVANGTVHHVAFRVKNDETLLHFREKIEKAGLNITPPIDRNYFHSLYFREPGGVLFEIATDNPGFTVDESEENLGMGLKLPEKHEHLRRMLEEKLVKIN, from the coding sequence ATGAAAAAGGAAATATTGGGGCTGCACCATATCACGGCCATAGCGGGCGATGCCCAGAACAATTACAAATTCTACACTGAAGTTTTGGGCCTTCGGTTCATTAAAAAGACCGTAAATTTTGATGACCCCGGCACCTATCATTTTTATTTTGGGGACAAGGTTGGTAACGCAGGTACCATTTTGACCTTTTTCCCGTGGGGAAATAATATTCCCACAGGGAGAAGAGGTTCCGGGATGGCAACTGAAATTGGCTATTCCGTACCTGTGGGCAGTTTGGAATTTTGGATGGACCGTTTTGAAAAGCATAATGTCATTTACAACAAACCTGCACAAAAATTCAATCAACAATACCTTTCCTTTTTAGATCCAGATGGTTTGAAATTTGAGCTGTTTGAAACTGAAAATGACCAGCGAACGCCATGGACCACCGAAGGGATAAGCGCGGAACACGCGACCCGAGGTTTTCATAACATCACTCTCACATTAAACGATATTCAAGGAACGGCTGAAGTTTTGACCTCCATTTTCGGTTATGAATTACATTCACAAGAATCGAATCGCTATCGCTATGTGACCAGAACCGTCCCCAATGCCGCATTGGTCGAACTGGTTGAAATCCCAACGGAGAAACGGGGCCATGTTGCCAATGGAACCGTGCACCATGTTGCCTTTCGGGTCAAAAATGATGAAACCCTGCTACATTTTAGGGAAAAAATTGAAAAGGCTGGATTGAACATCACCCCGCCCATAGATAGAAACTACTTTCATTCGCTTTACTTCAGGGAACCCGGTGGCGTTTTGTTTGAAATTGCCACGGACAATCCTGGGTTTACCGTGGACGAATCCGAAGAGAACCTAGGCATGGGCTTAAAGCTCCCTGAAAAGCACGAGCACCTTAGACGTATGTTGGAAGAAAAACTGGTCAAAATCAACTAG
- a CDS encoding SDR family oxidoreductase, with amino-acid sequence MTKILVTGATGVVGKSTIEHLLKKNVPASQVIGLARNKEKLKDLAAKGVEIREGDYLDYNSLLRAFEGVDKIMLTSAIAFTDRFTQHYNVITAARQMGVKHVVYMSIMRKEGSGRIMSEVTESDLFTEQVLKSSGLDYTVVYHPPFADLLSAYYGPNPYENGINVPAKNGKMAPATRDELAEAHAEILSTPGHENKTYSLGASHTISFSEIAKILSGLKGEPVSFNTITAEEYMDGIVGQGVPRHVAEFITGWVLAIEGGEFEHQSGDLERLLGRKTKTFKELMEPTLV; translated from the coding sequence ATGACAAAAATTTTAGTTACGGGTGCCACAGGCGTGGTTGGAAAAAGTACAATTGAACATTTGTTAAAGAAAAATGTTCCCGCAAGTCAAGTTATCGGACTTGCTCGGAATAAAGAAAAACTGAAAGACTTAGCAGCGAAAGGCGTGGAAATACGTGAAGGTGATTATCTTGACTACAATTCCTTACTACGTGCATTTGAAGGTGTTGACAAAATAATGCTAACCAGTGCAATAGCTTTTACAGACCGATTTACCCAACACTATAATGTTATTACCGCTGCCCGACAAATGGGCGTAAAGCACGTGGTCTATATGTCCATTATGCGCAAAGAAGGTTCTGGACGTATTATGTCCGAAGTCACGGAATCGGACCTTTTTACGGAACAAGTGCTCAAATCCTCAGGGCTTGATTATACCGTTGTATATCATCCACCTTTTGCCGATCTTCTATCGGCCTACTATGGTCCAAATCCTTATGAAAATGGGATAAACGTTCCAGCCAAGAATGGAAAAATGGCACCTGCGACAAGAGATGAATTGGCAGAAGCCCATGCTGAAATACTTTCTACCCCCGGACATGAAAATAAGACCTATTCATTAGGTGCATCACATACGATTTCGTTTTCTGAAATAGCAAAGATTCTTTCGGGACTAAAAGGAGAACCTGTTTCTTTTAATACCATAACAGCCGAAGAATATATGGATGGCATAGTTGGCCAAGGGGTCCCTCGTCATGTTGCCGAATTTATTACAGGTTGGGTATTGGCCATTGAAGGAGGTGAATTCGAACATCAATCAGGTGACTTAGAGCGATTATTAGGCAGAAAGACAAAAACTTTCAAAGAGCTCATGGAACCAACTTTAGTTTAA